One part of the Methylobacterium terrae genome encodes these proteins:
- a CDS encoding TRAP transporter substrate-binding protein: MHHPTRRTLLAGAAATAILPSPHVRAQGGPLRLKCGVVTPDTHPATIRLREAADKVAKETNGAIEVAVFPNGQLGSDTDMLSQLRSGALEMFAQSSSNLATLVPRASLINIAFAWSGYDKVWPAVDGELGAYIRSEITKAGLVPFERMWDNGFRQTTTSTRPIKSPADFEGLKLRVPNSALFTSAFRALGAAPVALNFSEAYSALQTKVVDGQENPLAIITSFKLAEVQKYLSFTNHIWDGFWLMSGNRTWSRLPEDAKAVLARHFDQAALDQRQDIASQGVAMREALAKAGFAINDAPAGPFQDKLRSAGFYTEWKGKYGAEAWGHLEKFAGAVS; encoded by the coding sequence ATGCACCACCCCACGCGCCGCACCCTTCTCGCCGGCGCCGCCGCGACCGCGATCCTCCCGAGCCCGCACGTCCGGGCGCAGGGCGGGCCTCTCCGGCTCAAATGCGGCGTCGTCACCCCCGACACCCATCCGGCGACGATCCGCCTGCGCGAGGCGGCCGACAAGGTGGCGAAGGAGACCAATGGCGCCATCGAGGTCGCGGTGTTTCCCAACGGCCAGCTCGGCTCCGACACCGACATGCTGAGCCAGCTGCGCTCGGGCGCGCTCGAGATGTTCGCGCAATCGTCCTCGAACCTCGCGACGCTGGTGCCGCGGGCCTCGCTCATCAACATCGCCTTCGCGTGGAGCGGCTACGACAAGGTCTGGCCGGCGGTCGACGGCGAGCTCGGCGCCTATATCCGGTCCGAGATCACGAAGGCCGGCCTCGTCCCGTTCGAGCGGATGTGGGACAACGGCTTTCGCCAGACCACGACCAGCACCCGCCCGATCAAGAGCCCGGCGGATTTCGAGGGCCTGAAGCTCAGGGTGCCGAACAGCGCGCTGTTCACCTCCGCCTTCCGGGCGCTCGGCGCCGCGCCCGTCGCCCTCAACTTCTCGGAGGCCTACTCGGCCCTGCAGACTAAGGTGGTGGACGGCCAGGAGAACCCGCTCGCCATCATCACGAGCTTCAAGCTGGCCGAGGTGCAGAAGTACCTCTCCTTCACCAACCACATCTGGGACGGGTTCTGGCTGATGTCCGGGAACCGGACCTGGTCGCGCCTGCCGGAGGACGCGAAGGCGGTGCTCGCGCGCCACTTCGACCAGGCGGCCCTCGACCAGCGGCAGGACATCGCGAGCCAGGGCGTGGCGATGCGCGAGGCGCTGGCCAAGGCCGGCTTCGCGATCAACGACGCGCCGGCCGGTCCCTTCCAGGACAAATTGCGGAGCGCCGGCTTCTACACCGAGTGGAAGGGCAAGTACGGCGCCGAGGCCTGGGGGCACCTGGAGAAGTTCGCCGGGGCGGTGTCGTAG
- a CDS encoding sigma-70 family RNA polymerase sigma factor: MPSLTTNDPDRLGPERAEAPALPAGIQAHLGATLRAAYDDAALPPCAHLQDLVARLAAALAGLDAAPAEAFRRDLLEEVPRLRRRAVTLCNDRTRADDLVQETLLKAWAAQDRFAPGTHLSAWLYTILRNSFYSEHQKRAREVGDPDGLFAASLVSLPAQQGNVDLRDVQAALDRLVPDQREALLLSAVHDLSYEDIATAMECRVGTVKSRINRARARLAEMLG; encoded by the coding sequence ATGCCGTCGCTGACCACGAACGACCCGGACCGGCTCGGTCCGGAGCGCGCCGAGGCGCCGGCCCTGCCGGCCGGCATCCAGGCCCATCTCGGCGCGACCCTGCGCGCCGCCTACGACGACGCGGCGCTGCCGCCTTGCGCGCACCTGCAGGACCTGGTCGCCCGCCTCGCCGCGGCGCTCGCCGGCCTCGACGCCGCGCCCGCGGAGGCGTTCCGCCGCGACCTCCTGGAGGAGGTGCCGCGGCTGCGGCGCCGGGCCGTGACCCTGTGCAACGATCGCACCCGCGCCGACGACCTGGTGCAGGAGACGCTGCTCAAGGCCTGGGCGGCCCAGGACCGGTTCGCGCCCGGCACCCACCTCTCGGCCTGGCTCTACACCATCCTGCGCAACAGCTTCTATTCCGAGCACCAGAAGCGCGCCCGCGAGGTCGGCGATCCCGACGGGCTGTTCGCCGCGAGCCTCGTCTCCCTGCCGGCCCAGCAGGGCAACGTCGACCTGCGCGACGTGCAGGCCGCCCTCGACCGCCTGGTGCCGGACCAGCGCGAGGCGCTCCTGCTCTCGGCCGTCCACGACCTCTCCTACGAGGACATCGCGACCGCGATGGAGTGCCGGGTCGGCACCGTGAAGAGCCGGATCAACCGGGCCCGGGCGCGGCTGGCGGAGATGCTGGGCTGA
- a CDS encoding glycosyltransferase family 2 protein: MLAPLPLSIFLIAHNEADRLGATLAAVRDLTDDLIVVDSGSTDGTREIAASHGARVIERGWPGYGPQKRFAEEQCRHVWMLNLDADEVVPPALAAEIRGLFASGEPPHPAYALGIAEVFPGEARPHRLAYTLRPVRLYRRDRGRYSPSPVHDRVDLEPGATVGRLKAVIHHFSVRSLGDQLDKLNRYSDQQADDLAARGVEIPTWRLFVELPGNFLKAYFGRRHCVRGAYGFLTAMNYAISRHLRVAKHYERRIGGGGRATKRDRRAER, translated from the coding sequence ATGCTCGCCCCCCTCCCCCTCTCGATCTTCCTCATCGCCCACAACGAGGCCGACCGCCTCGGCGCCACCCTGGCGGCGGTCCGCGACCTGACCGACGACCTGATCGTGGTCGATTCGGGCTCGACCGACGGCACGCGGGAGATCGCCGCGTCCCACGGCGCCCGGGTGATCGAGCGGGGCTGGCCCGGCTACGGCCCGCAGAAGCGCTTCGCCGAGGAGCAGTGCCGGCACGTCTGGATGCTCAACCTCGACGCCGACGAGGTGGTGCCGCCGGCGCTCGCCGCCGAGATCCGCGGGCTCTTCGCCTCGGGCGAGCCGCCGCACCCGGCCTACGCGCTCGGCATCGCCGAGGTGTTCCCCGGCGAGGCCAGACCCCACCGCCTCGCCTACACGCTCCGGCCGGTGCGGCTCTACCGGCGCGACCGGGGCCGCTACTCGCCCTCGCCGGTGCACGACCGGGTCGATCTCGAGCCCGGCGCCACGGTCGGGCGGCTCAAGGCGGTGATCCACCACTTCTCGGTCCGCTCGCTCGGCGACCAGCTCGACAAGCTCAACCGCTATTCCGACCAGCAGGCCGACGACCTCGCGGCGCGCGGCGTCGAGATCCCGACCTGGCGCCTGTTCGTCGAGCTGCCGGGCAACTTCCTGAAGGCCTATTTCGGCCGCCGCCACTGCGTGCGCGGCGCCTACGGCTTCCTGACGGCGATGAACTACGCGATCTCGCGCCACCTCCGGGTCGCCAAGCACTACGAGCGCCGCATCGGGGGCGGGGGCCGGGCGACGAAGCGGGATCGGCGCGCCGAACGCTGA
- a CDS encoding ImmA/IrrE family metallo-endopeptidase has product MVRDRFTIAHELGHLFLHYAMIVRNFPGAMMIATRWVKEDNDDLKRAEWEANWFAAAFLMPAAKFKKCLEENDGHVNVVAVQFGVSPKAAEVRAQSLGLFVYA; this is encoded by the coding sequence GTGGTAAGGGATAGATTTACGATAGCCCACGAGCTTGGTCATTTATTTCTACATTACGCCATGATTGTCAGAAATTTTCCTGGCGCAATGATGATTGCAACGCGTTGGGTCAAGGAAGATAATGATGATTTGAAGCGCGCCGAATGGGAAGCGAATTGGTTTGCTGCAGCATTTCTTATGCCTGCTGCTAAGTTCAAGAAGTGCCTCGAAGAAAATGATGGTCACGTGAATGTTGTTGCCGTCCAATTCGGCGTGAGCCCGAAGGCGGCGGAAGTGCGTGCGCAATCTCTGGGCCTTTTTGTGTATGCTTGA
- a CDS encoding chemotaxis protein CheB: protein MPPTHRRDSPAPGGGAIAHDVVVIGGSSGAVAPLRAILASLPPDSPASYFVVLHMASGSRLAARLGPNPGPLPLATAEDGMAIAPGRVYLAAADRHLLVEPGAIRLGSGPRENTSRPAIDALFRSAALTYGPRVVGVLLSGLLHDGAAGLDAIKARGGLALVQDPDEAEAPDMPRSALAAVQVDARAPTPALGEALARLVALPTGAPGPVPDDLALEVAIAGGRSSSETLGHGADPAPITCPDCGGVLSQLREGGVLRFRCQIGHAYTAEALADAQGDAVESALRIALRVVKERADLVGRMAADAHRRGNALVAGMYEERAREYDGHVRTIRRALRDEAGRSEPG from the coding sequence ATGCCCCCGACGCACAGACGAGATTCTCCGGCGCCGGGCGGCGGCGCCATCGCGCACGACGTCGTGGTGATCGGCGGCTCCTCGGGAGCGGTGGCGCCCCTGCGGGCGATCCTGGCGAGCCTGCCGCCGGACAGCCCGGCCTCCTACTTCGTGGTCCTGCACATGGCGAGCGGCAGCCGCCTCGCGGCCCGGCTGGGTCCGAATCCGGGGCCGCTGCCCCTGGCGACCGCCGAGGACGGCATGGCGATCGCGCCGGGCCGGGTCTACCTGGCGGCGGCCGACCGCCACCTGCTCGTCGAGCCCGGCGCGATCCGCCTCGGCTCGGGGCCCCGGGAGAATACCAGCCGGCCGGCGATCGACGCCCTGTTCCGCTCCGCCGCGCTCACTTACGGGCCGCGGGTGGTCGGCGTGCTCCTGAGCGGCCTCCTGCACGACGGCGCGGCGGGCCTCGACGCGATCAAGGCCCGCGGCGGACTCGCCCTGGTGCAGGATCCCGACGAGGCCGAGGCGCCCGACATGCCGCGGAGCGCGCTCGCCGCGGTGCAGGTCGATGCCCGCGCGCCGACGCCCGCCCTCGGCGAGGCGCTGGCGCGCCTCGTCGCCCTGCCCACCGGCGCGCCGGGCCCGGTGCCGGACGACCTCGCCCTCGAGGTCGCGATCGCGGGCGGGCGCTCCTCGTCCGAGACCCTCGGGCACGGCGCCGACCCGGCCCCGATCACCTGCCCGGATTGCGGCGGCGTGCTGTCCCAGCTGCGGGAGGGGGGGGTGCTGCGCTTCCGCTGCCAGATCGGCCACGCCTACACGGCGGAGGCCCTGGCGGACGCGCAGGGCGACGCGGTCGAGAGCGCCCTGCGGATCGCCCTCCGGGTGGTCAAGGAGCGGGCCGACCTCGTCGGGCGCATGGCCGCCGACGCCCACCGGCGCGGCAACGCCCTGGTGGCCGGGATGTACGAGGAGCGCGCCCGCGAGTACGACGGCCACGTGCGCACGATCCGCCGGGCGCTGCGCGACGAGGCCGGCCGGAGCGAGCCCGGATGA
- a CDS encoding mandelate racemase/muconate lactonizing enzyme family protein: MRITAIRDIVAPIKSDIANAWIDFSTMTASVVAVVTDAVVDGRPVVGFGFNSNGRYAPQGLLRERFIPRLLAAAPDLQGEDGLIDPHRAWAAMMRNEKPGGHGERSVAVGVLDMALWDALAKAKGVPLWRLLADRYRGGEADPTAWVYAAGGYYYPGKGVGALQDEMRSYLDRGYSTVKMKVGLVPLEEDLARIEAVLSVLGGDGARLCVDVNGRFTLEEAIRFGRAVAPFGLRWYEEPVDPLDCLAHAALATTYDGVLATGENLFSHQDARNLIRHGGLRPDRDILQFDPALSYGLVEYLRTLDVLRAHGWSPRRCVPHGGHQFALNIAVGLGLGGNESYPDVFAPFGGFADAVPVEDSRVAMPDVPGIGFEAKSALYAVMRPLEAG; the protein is encoded by the coding sequence ATGCGCATCACCGCCATCCGCGACATCGTCGCGCCGATCAAGTCGGACATCGCCAACGCCTGGATCGACTTCTCGACCATGACGGCGAGCGTCGTCGCGGTGGTGACCGACGCCGTCGTCGACGGCCGCCCGGTCGTCGGCTTCGGCTTCAACTCGAACGGGCGCTACGCGCCGCAGGGGCTCCTGCGCGAGCGCTTCATCCCGCGCCTCCTGGCCGCCGCCCCGGACCTCCAGGGCGAGGACGGCTTGATCGACCCGCACCGGGCCTGGGCGGCGATGATGAGGAACGAGAAGCCCGGCGGTCACGGCGAGCGCTCGGTGGCGGTCGGCGTCCTCGACATGGCCCTGTGGGACGCGCTCGCCAAGGCGAAGGGCGTGCCGCTGTGGCGGCTGCTCGCCGACCGCTACCGCGGCGGCGAGGCCGACCCGACCGCCTGGGTCTACGCCGCGGGCGGCTACTACTACCCGGGCAAGGGTGTCGGCGCCCTCCAGGACGAGATGCGCTCCTACCTCGACCGCGGCTACAGCACCGTGAAGATGAAGGTCGGGCTGGTGCCGCTGGAGGAGGATCTCGCCCGGATCGAGGCGGTGCTCTCCGTGCTCGGCGGCGACGGCGCCCGCCTCTGCGTCGACGTCAACGGCCGCTTCACCCTCGAGGAGGCGATCCGCTTCGGCCGCGCCGTCGCGCCGTTCGGCCTGCGCTGGTACGAGGAGCCGGTCGATCCCCTCGACTGCCTGGCGCATGCCGCGCTCGCCACGACCTATGACGGCGTGCTCGCCACCGGCGAGAACCTGTTCTCGCACCAGGACGCCCGCAACCTGATCCGCCACGGCGGCCTGCGGCCCGACCGCGACATCCTGCAATTCGACCCCGCCCTGTCCTACGGGCTCGTCGAGTACCTGCGCACCCTCGACGTGCTCCGCGCCCACGGCTGGTCGCCGCGCCGCTGCGTGCCCCATGGCGGGCACCAGTTCGCCCTCAACATCGCGGTGGGCTTGGGCCTCGGCGGAAACGAGAGCTACCCGGACGTCTTCGCCCCCTTCGGCGGCTTCGCCGATGCGGTGCCGGTCGAGGACAGCCGGGTCGCGATGCCGGACGTGCCCGGCATCGGCTTCGAGGCGAAGAGCGCGCTCTACGCGGTGATGCGGCCGCTGGAGGCGGGGTAG
- a CDS encoding alpha/beta hydrolase, translating to MRGRSLGILLVATVLGACAGTPKGVLAPVAATVPGASKVDMLVATTRKTAANPGEMYSGDRGPALSYADITVSIPPDSMRQPGTVQWPKELPGNPATDFVTLKAETLDRPEAAARLRRSAARTGKRHVLVFVHGFNNRFEDAVYRFAQIVHDTRADVVPVLFTWPSRGSVLAYGYDRESTNYSRNALEGVLRRLAQNPEVAEVTVLAHSMGNWLVLESLRQMAIRDGRVAQKIRDVVLAAPDVDVDLAREAFRDMGPTRPRLSLFVSQDDNALAVSRLVWGNSGARLGAIDPSTEPYRSELARENIAVLNLTTMKGEDALNHGKFAGSPQLVALLGNRLAQGQTITDSRVGLSDRIVQMTAGAAATVGTAAGLAVSAPVAVVDAQSRETYGEHLRNLGQGIGDTAEGAVDLATAPARALGGR from the coding sequence GTGCGCGGCCGGAGCCTGGGAATCCTCCTCGTCGCGACGGTGCTCGGCGCCTGCGCGGGCACGCCGAAGGGCGTGCTGGCCCCGGTCGCCGCGACGGTGCCGGGGGCGTCAAAGGTCGACATGCTGGTCGCGACGACCCGCAAGACCGCCGCCAACCCGGGCGAGATGTATTCCGGCGACCGCGGGCCGGCCCTGTCCTACGCCGACATCACGGTCTCGATCCCGCCGGATTCGATGCGCCAGCCCGGCACGGTGCAGTGGCCGAAGGAACTGCCCGGCAACCCCGCCACCGACTTCGTGACCCTCAAGGCCGAGACCCTGGACCGGCCGGAGGCGGCGGCCCGCCTGCGCCGCAGCGCCGCGCGCACGGGCAAGCGCCACGTCCTCGTGTTCGTCCACGGCTTCAACAACCGCTTCGAGGACGCGGTCTACCGCTTCGCCCAGATCGTGCACGACACCAGGGCCGACGTGGTGCCGGTGCTGTTCACCTGGCCGTCCCGCGGCAGCGTGCTCGCCTACGGCTACGACCGCGAGAGCACCAACTACTCCCGCAACGCCCTCGAGGGCGTGCTGCGGCGCCTCGCCCAGAACCCGGAGGTGGCCGAGGTCACGGTGCTCGCCCACTCGATGGGCAACTGGCTCGTGCTCGAATCCCTGCGCCAGATGGCGATCCGCGACGGGCGCGTCGCGCAAAAGATCCGCGACGTGGTGCTGGCCGCCCCCGACGTCGACGTCGACCTCGCCCGCGAGGCGTTCCGCGACATGGGCCCGACCCGGCCCCGGCTCAGCCTGTTCGTCTCCCAGGACGACAACGCCCTCGCGGTCTCGCGCCTGGTCTGGGGCAATTCCGGCGCGCGGTTAGGCGCCATCGACCCCTCGACCGAGCCCTATCGCAGCGAGCTCGCCCGCGAGAACATCGCGGTCCTCAACCTCACGACGATGAAGGGGGAGGACGCCCTCAACCACGGCAAGTTCGCCGGCAGCCCGCAGCTCGTGGCGCTGCTGGGCAACCGCCTGGCGCAGGGACAGACCATCACGGATTCCCGCGTCGGCCTCTCAGACCGCATCGTCCAGATGACGGCCGGCGCCGCCGCCACCGTCGGCACCGCGGCCGGCCTCGCGGTCTCGGCCCCCGTGGCGGTGGTCGACGCCCAGAGCCGCGAGACCTACGGCGAGCACCTGCGCAACCTCGGCCAGGGCATCGGCGACACGGCGGAAGGGGCGGTCGATCTCGCCACCGCGCCGGCCCGGGCGCTCGGGGGGCGGTGA